A genomic stretch from Ursus arctos isolate Adak ecotype North America unplaced genomic scaffold, UrsArc2.0 scaffold_21, whole genome shotgun sequence includes:
- the LOC113249175 gene encoding olfactory receptor 6C3-like, whose product MRNHTMITEFILLGISDDPQLQVVIFIFLFMAYVLSVTGNLTIIILTLIDHHLKTPMYYFLQNFSFLEIIFTSVSIPRFWGAIITNVKTISYNNCLTQLFFFIFMGVSDFFLLTAMSFDRYVAICKPLHYTTIMSKKICTLLVLGSWLGGFLTIFPPLMLMLQLDFCASNVVDHFSCDYFPILRLSCSDTWRLEMIGFYFAFVTLLFTLALVILSYLCILSTILRTPSAGQRKKAFSTCSSHLIAISISYGSCIFMYVKPSANERASLTKGVAILNTSIVPMLNPFIYTLRNQQVKQAFKKLAS is encoded by the coding sequence atGAGAAACCATACAATGATTACAGAGTTCATTCTCTTGGGCATCTCAGACGACCCACAGCTTCAGGTTgtaatctttatctttttatttatggcTTATGTATTAAGTGTCACTGGAAACCTAACCATCATCATCCTTACCCTGATAGACCATCATCTCAAGACTCCTATGTATTACTTTCTGCAGAATTTCTCCTTCTTAGAAATTATATTCACCAGTGTCTCCATCCCCAGATTTTGGGGGGCAATTATTACGAATGTCAAGACCATTTCCTATAACAATTGCTTAACTCaactatttttcttcatcttcatgggtgtttctgatttttttcttctcactgcCATGTCTTTTGATCGTTACGTTGCCATCTGCAAGCCTCTTCATTACACCACCATCATGAGCAAAAAAATCTGCACCCTGCTTGTCCTTGGGTCCTGGCTAGGAGGATTTCTTACCATtttcccaccactcatgctcatgCTTCAGCTAGATTTCTGTGCTTCCAATGTAGTTGATCATTTCTCTTGTGACTATTTCCCCATTTTACGACTCTCGTGCTCGGATACATGGCGTTTAGAGATGATTGGCTTTTACTTTGCGTTTGTTACTCTGCTCTTCACTTTGGCCTTAGTgattctttcctacctgtgcatcCTTAGCACCATTCTGAGAACCCCGTCTGCTGGTCAGAGGaaaaaggctttctccacgtgtTCCTCTCACTTGATTGCCATTTCCATCTCTTATGGGAGCTGTATATTCATGTACGTCAAGCCTTCAGCAAATGAAAGAGCATCACTGACCAAAGGAGTAGCTATTCTCAACACCTCAATTGTCCCCATGCTGAACCCTTTTATTTATACCCTGAGGAACCAGCAAGTAAAACAAGCTTTCAAAAAACTTGCTTCATAA
- the LOC125282631 gene encoding olfactory receptor 6C6-like yields MRNQSREIEFILLGLTDDPQLQIVIFIFLFLNYVLSVMGNLTIILLTLLDPRLKTPMYFFLRNFSFLEASLTTVCIPRFLISIVTKNKIISYNSCASQLFFFLLLEITEFYLLAAMSFDRYVAICKPLHYPIIMNNKVCYQLLFSSWTVSFLLTFPPVALGLTLDFCASRVIDHFMCDSSPVLQLSCTDTHFLELLSFVLAIGILLITLPLVILSYTYIIKTILKLPSAQERTKTFSTCSSHMIVVSLTYGSCIFNYIKPTAKERVTLSKGVSVIYTSVAPLLNPFIYTLRNQQVKQTFKDILQKISSFFKK; encoded by the coding sequence ATGAGGAATCAGTCAAGAGAGATTGAGTTCATTCTCCTAGGATTGACCGACGACCCACAATTGcaaattgtgatttttatatttctctttctaaacTATGTATTGAGTGTGATGGGAAACTTAACCATCATCCTTCTCACCTTGCTAGATCCCCGACTCAAGActcccatgtattttttcctccgAAATTTCTCCTTCTTGGAAGCTTCATTGACAACAGTCTGTATTCCCAGATTCCTGATAAGCATCgtgactaaaaacaaaataatttcctaCAATAGTTGTGCATCCCagttattctttttcctcttattagaaattacagaattttacCTACTGGCTGCCATGTCTTTTGACCGTTATGTAGCAATCTGCAAACCCCTACATTACCCCATCATTATGAATAACAAAGTGTGTTACCAACTTCTATTCAGTTCATGGACAGTTAGCTTTCTGCTTACATTTCCACCAGTGGCTTTGGGATTGACACTGGACTTCTGTGCTTCCAGAGTAATTGATCATTTCATGTGTGACTCTTCCCCTGTGCTGCAGCTTTCCTGCACTGACACTCATTTCCTGGAATTGCTTTCATTTGTCTTAGCTATTGGAATACTCCTGATCACGTTGCCTTTAGTGATTCTTTCTTACACATATATTATCAAGACCATTCTAAAACTCCCCTCTGCCCAGGAAAGAACAAAGACTTTTTCTACTTGTTCTTCTCATATGATTGTAGTCTCCCTTACTTATGGTAGCTGTATCTTTAATTACATAAAACCAACAGCAAAGGAAAGGGTGACTTTATCCAAAGGTGTAAGTGTTATTTATACCTCCGTTGCCCCTTTATTAAACCCTTTCATTTACACTCTCAGAAACCAGCAAGTGAAACAAACCTTCAAGGACATACTCCAaaagatttcctcttttttcaaaaaataa